From a single Saccharomyces kudriavzevii IFO 1802 strain IFO1802 genome assembly, chromosome: 15 genomic region:
- the RIB4 gene encoding lumazine synthase RIB4 (similar to Saccharomyces cerevisiae RIB4 (YOL143C); ancestral locus Anc_3.7) gives MAVKGLGKPDQVYDGSKIRVGIIHARWNRVIIDALVKGAIERMVSLGVDEKNIIIETVPGSYELPWGTKRFVDRQAKLGEPLDVVIPIGVLIKGSTMHFEYISDSTTHALMNLQEKVDMPIIFGLLTCMTEEQALARAGIDDTHSMHNHGEDWGAAAVEMAVKFGKNAF, from the coding sequence ATGGCAGTTAAAGGATTAGGCAAACCAGATCAAGTTTATGACGGTTCCAAAATTAGAGTCGGGATCATTCACGCCCGTTGGAACCGTGTCATTATCGACGCCCTTGTGAAAGGTGCCATTGAAAGAATGGTTTCCCTCGGTGTCGATGAAAAGAACATAATAATCGAAACGGTTCCTGGGTCCTACGAATTGCCTTGGGGTACCAAGAGGTTTGTTGACAGACAAGCAAAGTTAGGGGAGCCATTGGACGTTGTTATCCCCATTGGTGTGCTTATCAAAGGGAGCACTATGCACTTTGAATACATTTCAGATTCCACTACACATGCATTGATGAACCTGCAAGAAAAGGTCGACATGCCCATCATATTCGGCCTTTTGACTTGTATGACCGAAGAACAGGCGCTGGCCAGAGCCGGTATCGACGACACGCACTCCATGCACAACCACGGTGAGGATTGGGGCGCTGCCGCCGTCGAAATGGCTGTTAAGTTTGGTAAAAATGCCTTTTGA
- the RRP40 gene encoding exosome non-catalytic core subunit RRP40 (similar to Saccharomyces cerevisiae RRP40 (YOL142W); ancestral locus Anc_3.13) has product MSSFVFPGDKLPVDPTVPIKLGPGIYCDPISQEVRPVNTGILHVSTKGKGGVQAAYIDYFSKRYVPSVNDFVIGTISGTFSDSYKVSLQDFSPSVSLSYMAFPNASKKNRPTLQVGDLVYARVCTAEKELEAEIECFDSTTGRDAGFGQLEDGTIIDVNLNFARQLLFNNDFPLLKVLAAHTKFEVAIGLNGKIWVKCKEVSNTLACYRTIKECCEKNDTATFKDIAKKQFEEVLNVNEE; this is encoded by the coding sequence ATGTCTAGCTTCGTATTTCCCGGCGATAAACTGCCTGTAGATCCTACTGTACCCATCAAACTGGGCCCTGGCATATACTGTGATCCCATTAGTCAAGAAGTACGACCCGTCAATACAGGTATTTTGCATGTTTCCACTAAGGGCAAAGGTGGTGTCCAGGCTGCATATATAGACTACTTCAGTAAAAGATACGTCCCATCTGTGAACGATTTTGTGATCGGCACGATTTCGGGTACGTTTTCAGACAGTTATAAGGTTTCGCTACAGGATTTCTCCCCCAGCGTTTCCTTATCGTATATGGCTTTCCCTAACGCctcgaagaaaaacagGCCGACTTTACAAGTGGGTGATCTGGTGTATGCCAGAGTTTGTACTGCAGAAAAGGAGCTAGAGGCCGAAATTGAATGCTTTGACTCGACCACAGGTCGCGATGCCGGGTTCGGGCAATTGGAGGATGGTACGATTATAGATgtgaatttgaatttcgCACGCCAGTTGCTTTTCAACAATGACTTCCCCTTATTAAAAGTGTTGGCCGCGCACACCAAGTTCGAAGTTGCTATTGGCCTCAATGGGAAAATCTGGGTCAAATGCAAGGAAGTTTCTAATACTTTGGCTTGCTATAGAACCATAAAAGAATgttgtgaaaaaaatgacacgGCAACGTTCAAAGATATAGCAAAGAAACAATTCGAAGAAGTGCTCAACGTCAACGAAGAGTAG
- the PPM2 gene encoding tRNA methyltransferase PPM2 (similar to Saccharomyces cerevisiae PPM2 (YOL141W); ancestral locus Anc_3.15): MKNLAAGKKKSKDVKQERRKKYADLAIQGTNNSSIASKRSVELLYLPKLSSASNFQMNKNKELLEYFKFFVPKKIKRSPCINRGYWLRLFAIRSRLNSIIEQTPQNEKIIVINLGCGYDPLPFQLLDTDNVQSQQYHDRVSFIDIDYSDLLKIKIELIKTIPELSRIIGLTEDNGYVDTSNADVLTTPNYLVRPCNLNDSEMFSGLLNECQLYDPNVVKVFIAEVSLAYMKPQRSDSIISACSRMENSHFIILEQLIPKGPFEPFSKQMLAHFKKNDSPLQSVLSYNTIGSQVQRFNELGFSHVNVGDMFQLWESADETTKKELLKVEPFDELEEFHLFCHHYVLCHATNNKRFLFARGFMFDRPLSESELAVNEDYLLQECECAINRKFGDAAVCGNDVFYMGGSNPYRVNELLHLSISHDKMDVQSIDVGSSELPVARMCHTLTALYGNEQLLLIGGRKAPHQGLSDNWIFDTKKREWSMIQSLPHTRFRHSACNLSDDNVLILGGVTEGPSMLLYNAAKKTFQDITPKNELFQKSLVSAGLAFDSVLNQGVILGGGFKDQTTVSDKVIVFEYDPENTMEPIKVVKEIRHPFFQRYGSQIKYISPGQLLIVGGTSPSRLFDQTNSIINLDLHNETLTSIPITQSIWQDHSLMLAGFNLVSTVEGTIHIIGGGATCYGFGSVTNVGLKLIPKTK; the protein is encoded by the coding sequence ATGAAGAATCTGGCCGctggaaagaagaagagtaaGGATGTCAAACAAGAAAGACGTAAAAAATACGCTGATCTGGCTATTCAAGGTACAAATAATTCCTCAATTGCGTCCAAAAGATCGGTGGAACTATTATATTTACCGAAATTAAGCTCAGCTAGTAACTTtcaaatgaacaaaaacaaagagcTGTTGGAATACTTCAAGTTCTTTGttcccaaaaaaatcaagagaTCTCCCTGTATCAATAGAGGCTACTGGCTGAGGCTATTTGCCATTAGATCGAGGCTAAACTCCATCATAGAACAAACACCgcaaaatgaaaagataaTTGTTATCAACCTTGGGTGTGGGTACGATCCATTGCCGTTTCAACTGTTAGACACTGACAATGTCCAAAGTCAGCAGTATCACGACCGTGTTTCCtttattgatattgatTACTCcgatttattgaaaatcaaaatcgaGTTGATCAAGACTATACCTGAACTTTCGAGGATCATTGGTCTCACTGAAGATAACGGTTATGTTGATACAAGTAATGCCGATGTTTTGACGACGCCTAACTATCTCGTCAGGCCATGTAACTTGAACGATTCTGAAATGTTTAGCGGATTATTGAACGAATGTCAATTGTACGATCCAAACGTCGTTAAAGTATTTATTGCAGAAGTTTCACTGGCTTATATGAAACCACAGCGTTCGGATAGTATCATTAGTGCATGTTCTAGGATGGAAAATAGCCACTTTATTATTCTTGAGCAGTTAATTCCAAAAGGACCCTTCGAACCATTTTCCAAGCAAATGCTAGCGCACTTTAAGAAGAATGACTCTCCACTACAATCTGTACTGAGCTATAACACCATTGGCTCACAGGTTCAAAGATTCAATGAGTTAGGTTTCTCTCACGTTAACGTGGGCGATATGTTCCAGCTGTGGGAGAGTGCAGACGAGACGACTAAAAAGGAACTTCTAAAAGTAGAGCCTTTTGATGAACTGGAGGAGTTTCACTTGTTTTGCCATCATTACGTCTTATGCCATGCTACGAACAATAAAAGATTCCTATTTGCTCGAGGATTCATGTTCGACAGACCGCTTTCTGAGAGTGAGTTAGCTGTAAATGAAGATTATCTGCTTCAAGAATGCGAGTGCGCCATTAATAGAAAATTCGGGGATGCTGCCGTTTGTGGAAATGATGTGTTTTATATGGGCGGTAGCAACCCATACAGAGTCAACGAATTACTGCACTTGAGTATATCTCATGATAAAATGGATGTGCAAAGCATTGACGTAGGCAGCAGTGAGCTCCCTGTAGCAAGAATGTGTCACACTTTGACAGCCCTGTACGGCAATGAACAGCTCCTACTCATTGGTGGCAGAAAGGCGCCCCACCAGGGCCTTTCTGATAACTGGATATTTGATACAAAGAAGAGGGAATGGTCAATGATTCAGAGCTTGCCACATACAAGATTCAGGCATAGCGCATGCAACTTATCAGATGACAACGTTTTGATCCTCGGTGGGGTTACAGAGGGGCCTTCTATGTTATTATACAATGCTGCCAAGAAAACTTTCCAAGATATTACACCAAAGAACGAACTCTTTCAGAAGTCGCTAGTATCAGCGGGGCTGGCGTTTGATTCTGTTTTGAATCAAGGTGTTATACTGGGTGGTGGATTCAAGGATCAGACAACCGTCTCGGATAAGGTGATTGTATTTGAATATGATCCAGAGAATACCATGGAACCGATCAAGGTTGTCAAAGAAATCCGGcacccattttttcaacgcTATGGCTCTCAGATTAAATACATTTCTCCAGGACAGCTCTTGATAGTCGGAGGAACAAGCCCTTCAAGACTGTTTGACCAAACTAACTCCATAATCAACCTTGACCTGCACAATGAGACGCTAACGTCCATTCCTATCACACAAAGCATATGGCAGGATCACTCATTGATGCTTGCTGGTTTTAATTTGGTTTCAACTGTGGAAGGGACCATTCACATCATCGGAGGTGGTGCCACCTGCTATGGGTTTGGGTCAGTAACTAACGTGGGTCTTAAGCTTATACCAAAGACTAAATGA